From a single Asticcacaulis sp. MM231 genomic region:
- a CDS encoding magnesium transporter MgtE N-terminal domain-containing protein, translated as MALPRFLPLVAVAVTGVLAMKAITSLDLVPGAFHAAEAFAADVKGDKKAEKSATKKGAAPKGETDRPDDPTQTYGVDPALMAADAAAHAKDAATPAPMAPICATSVNDLAKQAGMSPNELNILQSLGTRRAELDQREQQLNARTQLVEAADSKLDARIQQLSSLKTQIQGLLDQATKVQDDDTNRLIAVYSAMKPKDAAAILSTMSDDVRLPIAAKMKDRGLAAILGAMTPDAARDLTEKLAKRMQRADGLQQQLDKATTGGPAASGPQAANAKPAANAAAKPMPAKK; from the coding sequence ATGGCCTTGCCCCGTTTCCTGCCGCTCGTTGCTGTCGCCGTCACCGGCGTCCTTGCCATGAAGGCTATCACCAGCCTTGATCTGGTGCCGGGCGCGTTTCATGCTGCCGAAGCCTTCGCAGCCGACGTCAAGGGTGACAAGAAAGCCGAAAAGTCAGCGACCAAAAAGGGCGCGGCACCCAAGGGTGAGACCGACCGGCCAGATGACCCGACCCAGACCTATGGTGTTGATCCGGCCCTGATGGCGGCCGATGCGGCGGCCCACGCCAAGGATGCGGCCACCCCGGCCCCGATGGCGCCGATCTGCGCCACCTCGGTCAATGACCTAGCCAAACAGGCCGGCATGTCGCCCAACGAGCTCAACATCCTGCAAAGCCTGGGCACGCGCCGCGCCGAACTGGACCAGCGCGAACAACAGCTTAACGCGCGCACGCAACTGGTTGAGGCGGCGGATTCCAAGCTCGATGCCCGCATTCAGCAACTGAGCTCGCTGAAAACGCAGATTCAGGGCCTGCTCGACCAGGCCACCAAGGTGCAGGACGACGACACCAATCGCCTCATCGCTGTCTATTCGGCGATGAAGCCGAAGGACGCTGCGGCTATTCTGAGCACGATGAGCGACGATGTGCGCCTGCCGATCGCCGCTAAGATGAAGGATCGCGGTCTGGCCGCCATTCTGGGTGCCATGACGCCGGATGCGGCGCGTGACCTGACCGAGAAGCTGGCCAAGCGGATGCAGCGCGCCGATGGCCTGCAACAGCAGCTTGATAAGGCGACCACAGGTGGCCCGGCGGCCAGCGGCCCGCAGGCGGCGAACGCCAAACCTGCCGCTAACGCTGCGGCCAAACCGATGCCGGCCAAAAAGTAA